GGCTTGCTCATCCACTTCGGCGCCCTGTTCTTCGACGCCAAGCTGGAAGACGCCCTTCCGAGCCAGGCCATCACCTGGCTTGGCGCCCTCTACCTGGGTTTCGGCCTGGGCTTCCAGCAGAAGCTCTTCATGCTGCAGGGCACCCTGCCCAAGACCGGCAGCCGCCTCATCCTGTCGCTCTTCATCATCACCTGGTTCGGTGACACAGCCGCCTATTTCGTGGGCAGCTACTTTGGACGCCACAAGCTGGCCCCCAAGGTGAGCCCCAAGAAGAGCTGGGAGGGCGCCTTCGGCAACCTCGGCGGCAACTTGCTGGGCGCTTTCCTCATGAAGGCCACGGTCTGCCCCGAGTGGTCTCTGGTGGACATCTTCGCCCTGGCCCTGCTGCTGGGCACCGTGGGCCAGCTGGGCGATCTCGTGGAAAGCACCTGGAAGCGCAGCGCCGGGGTGAAAGATTCCAACGCAGGCAATGTCTCCATTCCCGGTCACGGCGGCATGTTGGACCGGGTGGACAGCCTGGTGTTCGCGGCCCCGGCCCTCTACGCCTACGTCCACTTCGTGCACGGATTCAACTGAGGTGCGAACCCTCGCCATCCTCGGCTCCACCGGGAGCATTGGCACCTCCACACTGGACGTGGTGCGGGCCCACCCCGAGCGGCTTTCGGTGGTGGCCTTGGCGGCGGGGCGCAACCGGGAGCTGCTGAAGGCCCAGTGCGAAACCTTCCGCCCCCGCTGTGTCTCCGTGGGCACTCGCGAGGATGCGGACTGGCTCCGCTCCAACCTCTCGTACCGCCCTGAGGTTCACTGGGGTGGCGAGGGGCTCTTGGCCTGCGCCCTTCATGCCGAGGCCGATACCGTGGTGGCCGCCATTGTGGGCAGCGCGGGGCTGGCCAGCACCGAAGCGGCTCTGCGCGCTGGTCGGCGGGTATGCGTCGCCAACAAGGAATCCCTGGTAGTGGGCGGGGCCCTCATGCATGAGGCCGCCCTGGCCGGGGGGGGCGAACTGCTCCCCGTGGACAGCGAGCACGCCGCCTTGCATCAGCTGCTGGAGGGTCGCGATCCCGCCACCATCCGGGAAGTGCGCATCACCGCCAGCGGGGGCCCCTTCCGGGACTGGCCTCTGGCCCAGATCCAGACCGCCACCGTCGACCAGGCCCTCAACCACCCCACCTGGAAGATGGGGCCCAAGATCACCATCGACAGCGCCACCCTCATGAACAAGGGGCTGGAGGTCATCGAAGCCTCGGTGCTCTTCGGCCTCTCGGCCGACCAAGTCGCCGTGACCGTGCACCCCCAGAGTCAGGTGCACGCCATGGTGGGCTTCCATGACGGCAGCTACCAGTTGCAGGTCTGCGCCAACGACATGAAGCTGCCCATTCAGTACTGTCTGCTCTATCCCGAGAAGCAGCCCGGCCCCGTGGCGCCCTATCCCTGGGACGCGGCCCGCCAGTGGACCTTCGAGGCCCCGGATCTGGAGCGCTTCCCCTGTCTGGGGCTGGCCTTCCAGGCCCTGCGCGCCGGAGGCACCGCCCCGGCCCTGTTGAATGCCGCCAACGAGGTGGCCGTCGCCGCCTTCCTACAGGGAAGACTGGGCTTCTGGGATATCCAGGCCTGCAACCACGAAACCTTGAGCCGCATTCCTGCCACGCCCCTGGGGTCCTTGGCCCAAGTGCTGGATGCGGATGCGACCGCAAGGCGTCATGCTGAAGGTTGGGTCCACGCCCGGGCCTGACTTTTCGGACATCCATGAACCGCCACCGCCTGCCTCTGACCCTCTGCTTGTCCCTCGTCGCGCTGTTCGCCCTGAAGGTGCCGGGCGCCGGTTTTTGGGGGCCCATCCTCATGCTGGGCGGCCTCGTCTTCCTGCACGAGGGCGGCCACTTTCTCGCCGCCAAGTACATGGGCATGCCCGTGGAAGTCTTCTCCTTGGGCTTCGGCCCGCGCCTGTTCGGCTTCAAGTGGCGGGAGACCGACGTGCGTCTCTCCGCCCTGCCCCTGGGCGGCTACGTAAAACTGGCGGGCTTCAATCCCGAGGACCCCGGTGCCGACGATCCCTATGGTTTCCTTCAGCAGCCCTTCGGCAAGCGCATGCTCTTCTACAGCGGCGGCATCCTCGCCAACCTGGCGACCAGCCTTATCCTGTTCACAGCCGTCCGCGCCGACCAGGCACGCATCATCAAGGCGGAACCCCGGCCAGGGTCGGCCATGGTAGTTGATCAAGTGGCCAAAGGCATGCCTGCTGATGTAGCCGGCCTCCAACCGGGGGACGAATTGCGCCGCGTCGGTCACATCCTTTTCCCCTCCGGCCGGTGGGAAGATGCAGTGGCCTATATCAAGACCCATCCAGCTCAGCCCATCGCCGTTGAAGTACTCAGGGAAGGCAAGTTGCTTTCTTTCTCCGTGACTCCCACCAATGAAAACGGCGTAGGCCGTGTTGGGGTCGGAAGCCTGCCGATGTCTTACGATTTTCAACGAAGGCCCCTCCAAATGGGCGACCTTCTGACCGGTGGACGCATTGCCATTGAAGACTCCTGGCACATGAGTGGCCAAGTGTTCGGTTTTCTCAAGAAACTCGTCACCTTCCAGGCACGGAGCGCCGAGGTGTCGGGACCCATTGGCATCATCAAAGCAGGCAGCCGGGCCGCCAAGTCTGGCTGGCAGGAATTTCTCATCATGTGCGGTGCCATCAGCCTGCAGCTGGGCATCCTCAACGCCCTGCCCATTCCCGCCCTCGACGGTGGCCACATGGCCCTGCTGGTTTTTGAAAAACTGCGGCGGAAGGACCTCACCATCGAGCTCAAAGAGAAGATCCTCACCGGCGGTTTCCTGCTGCTGGCCTCCCTCATGGCCCTGGTGATCGTCATGGACGTGCTTAAGCTCAGGAAGTAGGGGCCTCAGCCCGCGGGAGGAGCACCTGGAAGCAGGTGCCTCGCCCTGGTTCGCTCTCCACCAGGATGATGCCGCGGTTCTGCTTCACCACGCCGTGGACCATGGCCAGCCCCAACCCAGTGCCCCGGCCCTCGCCCTTGGTGGTGAAGAAGGGCTCGAAGATCCTCGCCACCAAATCCGGTGCCATCCCACAGCCACTGTCGGAGATGGTGAGGCAAACGTGGTCGCCTGGCTGGGCATCCACCAGGGCGGCGCAGTCCGTCAAGGTCAGGGTCCGGTTCGAGGTGGCCACCTCGATCTGACCCACACCCGAGACGGCATCCCTGGCATTCACCAACAGGTTGGTCAGCACCTGGTCCAGCTGGGTCGGGTCCATCAGCACTTTCCCCAGGCCCGGAGCCAAGGACCAGCGCAGCTGCACTTCAGATCCCACCAGCCTTTCCAGGACCGCCTGCAATTCCGTGATGGATTGATTCAGGTCCAGCATCCGCGGGTCCACAGGCTGCTGCCGGGCGAAGGCGAGCAGCTGCCGCGTGAGCTCCGCCGAATGCCTGGCCGCTCGAAGGATCTCCTCCAGGTGTTTGCGCTCTGGGTATTCCAGCGGCTTCCCATAAAGGGCCAAATCCGCGTTGGCCAGGATCACGCCCAGCATGTTGTTGTAGTCGTGGGCCACCCCACCGGCGAACCGGCCGACCAGTTCCATCTTCTGCGCCTGCTGCAGCTGGGTTTCCAGACGCGCGCGCTCGCTGACGAGGCGGGTGTGCTCCGTGATGTCCCGGCCAATGCCCAGGACACCGATGAGGACCCCATGACCGTCGTACATGGGGGTTTTCAGGGTTTCCAAGACCACTTCCTGGCCTGTTTCGGCCAGGGTGACCCGCTCCTCGTTCTCCCTGGTGGTTCCCGCATCGATGGCCTTCTGATCCTGGTCGCGGAAGAAATCCGCCAGGGCCTTGTCCACGAAGTCGTAGTCGGTCTTGCCGACAATCTCGATCTCCCGGGCACCGAAAAACCGCTCGAAAGCCCGATTGCAGCCCAGGTAGACCCCTTTGGGATCCTTCAGCCACACCAGGTCCGGAATGGTGTGGATGAGGGCGTTCAGCCTGGCTTCCCGGTTGGCCGTCCGCTCCACCAGCCGTTTCACCATCACGAAAAGCATGGTGGCGGTGACCGCCACGAACACCCATCCTTTCAGGATGCTGAGCACCGTCATGGCAACCGGGTCATGCACCAGGAAGCCCACGGCCCGGTCCGAAAGCAGGATCCAGAGCCCGGAAAACACGGCGTACAAGAGGACGATGCGCAAGGCTCCAGCGGTGCTCGACACCGCAGACTTCGGGTGGATCTGGATCGGTTCAGGCATGGGGTAAATCCCAGGGGCTCAAGACCCATCCTAGCCCCTGGATTGTTTCGTCAGAGCCCGAGCATCTCCTTGATTTTCGGTGTGACGCTGCGGCTGACTTCCAGATCCAGCCCCTCGGCCACCCGCACCGAGGCCCGCCCCCCCTCCAGAGGCTTCAGGCCCAGCACCGCCTCGGGGCGGAGCAGCAGGTGCCGTTGAATGCGGAGCAAAGCAGCCCCGGGAAAGGCCGCCTCCACTTCCGCCAGGGTGGTCCAGGAGGTCCGGTGCCGACTGCCCCCGGCCCAGGCCCAAACCACCTCCTCCTCCACCTCGAAGTGGGTAGTCCGTTTCAGATCCAGGAACACGTGCCCCTCTCCGGCCCGCACCGGGAAGCGCTGGGGGGTCGAGGTGGGCGCCTCGGAGCGGCGGAGGCCGCCCTCCTTCAGGCGGGATAGGGACTTTGCCAGGCGTTCTGCTGACACAGGTTTCAGGATGTAGTCCACCGCCGCCGCCTCGAAAGCGCGAACCGCGTGCTCCGAATAGGCGGTCACGAACACCACGGGCGGGCAATGGCGACAGTCGGCCAGCTCCGCCGCCACCTCCAGGCCGGTGGCGCCTGGCATCTGGATATCCAAGAAGAGGACGTCGACCTCCCTGGGCTCCCGCAGCCAGGCCAGAGTGGAGGGGCCATCCTCCAACTCCGCCTTCACGTCGCAGCCCGCCTCCCGCAACAGCCGTGAAAGCCGAGCCCGGGCCAGGGGCTCGTCATCGGCCAGCGCCACGCGGAGGGTCTTCATCGTCGTGTCTCCAGGTGCTCCAACACCACTTCGGCCACCGTGAGGCTCCCCTCTGGCCGGAGGTGGAAGGTGGCCCCCGCCCCATAGGCCAGCTTCAGCCGGGCTTCCAGGTTGCCAAGGCCCACTCCCTGGCCCGGCAGCAAGCCCAAGCCTTTGCCGGAGTTGGCGACCTGCAACCGCAGGCCGGTCCCTTCGCGATGCAGCCGGATGACCAGTTCGCCTCCGGCCGAGTGAGGCGCAATGCCATGTTTCAGGGCGTTTTCCACCAGGGGTTGCAGCAAGAACGGGGGCGTTTCGACAGAATCCAGGCTTTCATCCCATTCCCAACGCACCTGCAAGCGGGAACCAAACCTCAACCCTTCCACGGCCAGGAATCGCTGCACCAGAGCCCTCTCTTCGCTGAGGGGGGCCTTGGGGCGATCCCCGTGGCGCAGCAGGGCCCGGTACAACTCCGACAGATCCAGCAGCGCCTGCTCCGCGGCCAGAGGATCCATCCGCACCAGTTCGGCCAGGCCATTGAGCGAGTTAAAGAGCACATGGGGGCTCAGCTGCCCACGCAGCAGCACCCACTGGGCCTCTTCCAGTTTCGTCTCCACAGCCGCCTTTTCTTCTTCTGAAATGACCGAGAAGGCGATGATGGCCCCCACGATGGTCATCATGGGCAGACCGCCCAGCAGCGTCATGGAGAGAATGCCCATGAAGGTGGGTGTGATGCCCCGGGGGTACCCCAGTGCCGCCGCCTTCGCGCTGGCACCATGCACCAGAAACCAGCTGATGGCGACCAGCAGCAGAATGAGGAAGGCATTGAAGACGAGCGCCTGGATCAACCCGCGCCAGAAGGGGGCCCGGCCCTGATCGTCTCCACTCCAGCGCCAGGGCAGGGGTGTCAGGAATCCATAGCAGAAGGACATCAGGAAGGGTGTGAGCAGGGAATTCGCCAGCGCCCCCGGCTGCCGCATCTGGTCCGAGGCCGAGACCAGCAGGAACTGGAACGCCGTGAACACGCCGGTGAAGACCAGCACCACCACCCAGGGCGTCCGCTTGCGCAGGCGGGACAGAAGATGCTGCTGGAGGGGGACGAATCGCATGGCTTCCAGCATGCCTCAGTCCGATTCGTACGGACGGATGGCCGCCGGGCGGACGTTTCGGGCCGCTCATTCGGAGTTCCGCACCGGGGATCAGATCAGGGCCGGGAATCCGGGTCAGCGATTCGCCTGGAACGGTCCCCCTCTCGCCGGCACCCAAGAACCAAGCCCGGAGCCCCCATGCGCCCTGTCCTGACCCTAGCCCTCACCCTGGCCGCCAGCCTGGTAGGCACCCTGCCATCCCTTGCCGCCGAAAGGAACCCCATGTCCCTGCACGAAATCACCCTCAACACCCTGGATGGCAAACCCCAGTCCCTGGCCGCCTACAAGGGGAAGGTCGTCCTGGCCGTGAACGTGGCCAGCGAATGCGGCTTCACCCCCCAGTACGCCGGTCTTCAGAAGCTCTACTCCGAACTAAAGGACAAGGGTTTGGTGATCCTGGGCTTCCCCTGCAACCAGTTCGGTGGCCAGGAGCCCGGCACCGCCGCCCAGATCGAGACCTTCTGCCAGAAGAACTACGGCGTGACCTTTCCCTTGTTTGAAAAGCTGGAGGTGAAGGGCCCCCACCAGGCGCCCGTCTACGCCTTCCTCACGGCCAAGAACGGCGAGCCCTCCTGGAACTTCCACAAGTACCTGGTGGGTAAGGATGGTCAGGTGATCCAGGCCTTCA
This sequence is a window from Geothrix sp. PMB-07. Protein-coding genes within it:
- a CDS encoding glutathione peroxidase, whose protein sequence is MRPVLTLALTLAASLVGTLPSLAAERNPMSLHEITLNTLDGKPQSLAAYKGKVVLAVNVASECGFTPQYAGLQKLYSELKDKGLVILGFPCNQFGGQEPGTAAQIETFCQKNYGVTFPLFEKLEVKGPHQAPVYAFLTAKNGEPSWNFHKYLVGKDGQVIQAFSSKVAPDSAELKAAIEAALK
- a CDS encoding LytTR family DNA-binding domain-containing protein, with amino-acid sequence MKTLRVALADDEPLARARLSRLLREAGCDVKAELEDGPSTLAWLREPREVDVLFLDIQMPGATGLEVAAELADCRHCPPVVFVTAYSEHAVRAFEAAAVDYILKPVSAERLAKSLSRLKEGGLRRSEAPTSTPQRFPVRAGEGHVFLDLKRTTHFEVEEEVVWAWAGGSRHRTSWTTLAEVEAAFPGAALLRIQRHLLLRPEAVLGLKPLEGGRASVRVAEGLDLEVSRSVTPKIKEMLGL
- a CDS encoding nitrogen regulation protein NR(II) produces the protein MPEPIQIHPKSAVSSTAGALRIVLLYAVFSGLWILLSDRAVGFLVHDPVAMTVLSILKGWVFVAVTATMLFVMVKRLVERTANREARLNALIHTIPDLVWLKDPKGVYLGCNRAFERFFGAREIEIVGKTDYDFVDKALADFFRDQDQKAIDAGTTRENEERVTLAETGQEVVLETLKTPMYDGHGVLIGVLGIGRDITEHTRLVSERARLETQLQQAQKMELVGRFAGGVAHDYNNMLGVILANADLALYGKPLEYPERKHLEEILRAARHSAELTRQLLAFARQQPVDPRMLDLNQSITELQAVLERLVGSEVQLRWSLAPGLGKVLMDPTQLDQVLTNLLVNARDAVSGVGQIEVATSNRTLTLTDCAALVDAQPGDHVCLTISDSGCGMAPDLVARIFEPFFTTKGEGRGTGLGLAMVHGVVKQNRGIILVESEPGRGTCFQVLLPRAEAPTS
- a CDS encoding phosphatidate cytidylyltransferase, with translation MERTTPKVDTRNMTVRITTAAVFGLFFFSLLWFGDQPWAPGTYLAVMAAAILMGVREMTLMARVRGFNPSLVSGVLVAWGIMLHFYFATGNQDPLPLWLVFTLGGLLIHFGALFFDAKLEDALPSQAITWLGALYLGFGLGFQQKLFMLQGTLPKTGSRLILSLFIITWFGDTAAYFVGSYFGRHKLAPKVSPKKSWEGAFGNLGGNLLGAFLMKATVCPEWSLVDIFALALLLGTVGQLGDLVESTWKRSAGVKDSNAGNVSIPGHGGMLDRVDSLVFAAPALYAYVHFVHGFN
- the dxr gene encoding 1-deoxy-D-xylulose-5-phosphate reductoisomerase; translation: MRTLAILGSTGSIGTSTLDVVRAHPERLSVVALAAGRNRELLKAQCETFRPRCVSVGTREDADWLRSNLSYRPEVHWGGEGLLACALHAEADTVVAAIVGSAGLASTEAALRAGRRVCVANKESLVVGGALMHEAALAGGGELLPVDSEHAALHQLLEGRDPATIREVRITASGGPFRDWPLAQIQTATVDQALNHPTWKMGPKITIDSATLMNKGLEVIEASVLFGLSADQVAVTVHPQSQVHAMVGFHDGSYQLQVCANDMKLPIQYCLLYPEKQPGPVAPYPWDAARQWTFEAPDLERFPCLGLAFQALRAGGTAPALLNAANEVAVAAFLQGRLGFWDIQACNHETLSRIPATPLGSLAQVLDADATARRHAEGWVHARA
- a CDS encoding sensor histidine kinase, translating into MRFVPLQQHLLSRLRKRTPWVVVLVFTGVFTAFQFLLVSASDQMRQPGALANSLLTPFLMSFCYGFLTPLPWRWSGDDQGRAPFWRGLIQALVFNAFLILLLVAISWFLVHGASAKAAALGYPRGITPTFMGILSMTLLGGLPMMTIVGAIIAFSVISEEEKAAVETKLEEAQWVLLRGQLSPHVLFNSLNGLAELVRMDPLAAEQALLDLSELYRALLRHGDRPKAPLSEERALVQRFLAVEGLRFGSRLQVRWEWDESLDSVETPPFLLQPLVENALKHGIAPHSAGGELVIRLHREGTGLRLQVANSGKGLGLLPGQGVGLGNLEARLKLAYGAGATFHLRPEGSLTVAEVVLEHLETRR
- a CDS encoding RIP metalloprotease, with amino-acid sequence MNRHRLPLTLCLSLVALFALKVPGAGFWGPILMLGGLVFLHEGGHFLAAKYMGMPVEVFSLGFGPRLFGFKWRETDVRLSALPLGGYVKLAGFNPEDPGADDPYGFLQQPFGKRMLFYSGGILANLATSLILFTAVRADQARIIKAEPRPGSAMVVDQVAKGMPADVAGLQPGDELRRVGHILFPSGRWEDAVAYIKTHPAQPIAVEVLREGKLLSFSVTPTNENGVGRVGVGSLPMSYDFQRRPLQMGDLLTGGRIAIEDSWHMSGQVFGFLKKLVTFQARSAEVSGPIGIIKAGSRAAKSGWQEFLIMCGAISLQLGILNALPIPALDGGHMALLVFEKLRRKDLTIELKEKILTGGFLLLASLMALVIVMDVLKLRK